A part of Podarcis muralis chromosome 13, rPodMur119.hap1.1, whole genome shotgun sequence genomic DNA contains:
- the LOC114607974 gene encoding uncharacterized protein LOC114607974 isoform X3, translated as MEATIPAKEKYLQHCTAKASAMAVRAPAPRGDASAERYLFVDRNQVGNPASQADWTAKRLVWVPSERHGFEAAGLREERGDEVLVELAENGRQVLVAKDDIQKMNPPKFTKVEDMAELTCLNEASVLHNLKDRYYSGLIYTYSGLFCVVINPYKNLPIYTEQIVEMYRGKKRHEMPPHIYAISEAAYRSMLQDREDQSILCTGESGAGKTENTKKVIQYLAHVASSHKARKDHNVPPEYPNEAKQQGELERQLLQANPILEAFGNAKTVKNDNSSRFGKFIRINFDVAGYIVGANIETYLLEKSRAIRQAKDERTFHIFYQLLVGAGEHVKGELLLEPFNQYRFVSNGYLPIPGQQDKEIFHETMESMRIMGFSHEEIHCMLRMVSAVLQFGNIVFRKERNTDQASMPDNTAAQKLCHLLGMNVTEFTRAILTPRIKVGRDYVQKAQTKEQADFAVEALAKATYERLFRWLVHRINRALDRTKRQGASFIGILDIAGFEIFQLNSFEQLCINYTNEKLQQLFNHTMFVLEQEEYQREGIEWNFIDFGLDLQPCIDLIERPANPPGVLALLDEECWFPKATDKSFVEKVTQEQGTHPKFQKPRQLRDKADFCIIHYAGKVDYKADEWLMKNMDPLNDNVATLLHQSADKFTAELWKDEIQNIQKVYFFDSYAVASQGPAEMDRIVGLDQVSGMGDLAFGSSYKTKKGMFRTVGQLYKESLSKLMSTLRNTNPNFVRCIIPNHEKRAGKLEPHLVLDQLRCNGVLEGIRICRQGFPNRIIFQEFRQRYEILTPNAIPKGFMDGKQACERMIKALELDPNLFRIGQSKIFFRAGVLAHLEEERDLKITDIIVSFQAAARGYLARKAFMKKQQQMSALKVMQRNCAAYLKLRHWQWWRLFTKVKPLLQVTRQDEVMQAKAVELQKVQEKHVKTQMDLKELENKYQQLSEEKAILAEQLQAETELFAEAEEMRARLAARKQELEDILHELESRVEEEEERCQQLQGDKKKMQQHIQDIEEQLEEEEAARQKLQLEKVSTEAKMKKMEEDLLVLEDQNSKLHKERKLMEERLSEFTSHMAEEEEKVKSLSKLRNKYEAVIADMEDRLKKEEKGRQELEKLKRKLDGEAGDLQEQVVELQQQLEELRQALARKEAELQAALARVEEESAQKNAVLKSLRELQAQLAELQEDMESEKVARAKAEKQRRDLGEELEALKTELEDTLDSTAAQQELRSKREQEVTELKKTIEDEVKVHEAQVLEMRQRHTSALEELSEQLEQSRRFKVTLEKTKQALEGENVELQKEVKVLQAAKLESEQRRKKLESQVQELQLRATDGERVKAELMERLGKLQNELDGVSGTLGSAESRAIKLAKDLASVESHLQDSQELLQEETRQKLNLSSRVRQLEEEKAGLLEQLEEEEAAKGNFTRQIQSLQQQVMETKKKLEDDAGVAEAIEEARRRAAKDLEALSLRYEERVQACDKLEKGRTRLQQELDDVTVALDQQRQVVSALEKKQKKFDQMLAEEKLISARYAEERDRAEADSREKETKVLSLSRALEEALETREELERQNKQLRAEMDDLVSSKDDVGKNVHELERSKRALEQQVQEMRAHLEELEDELQATEDGKLRLEVNMQALKAQHERELQNRDDANDDKKKLLGKQVRELEAELDAERKQRAQALAGRKKLELDLQEALAQLDAANKGRDEAGKQLRKLQAQMKELWREVEEARAAREEIFIQSRESEKKLKNLEAELLQLQEELAASERAKRQAQQERDDLADELANGNSGKSALLDEKRHLEARIGQLEEELDEEQSNMELMNDRYRKLSMQVETLTTELAAERSFSQKAENARQQLERQNKDLRAKLGEMDSSVKSKYKMAIATLESKVAQLEEQLEQESRERILSGKLVRRAEKKLKEVILQVDEERRNADQYKDQVEKSHLRLKQLKRQLEEAEEEASRANASRRRMQRELEDVTESAESMNREVTSLRNRLRRTPLSFTTRTVRQVFRLDGVSDEETEDPESDSPSANHQPPTPLTPSQGQQPAPPAEPAQTE; from the exons CCATGGCTGTCCGAGCCCCTGCTCCGCGGGGCGACGCCAGCGCCGAGAGATACCTGTTTGTGGATCGGAACCAGGTGGGCAACCCAGCCTCCCAGGCTGACTGGACGGCCAAGCGGCTGGTGTGGGTCCCATCGGAGCGCCATGGCTTTGAGGCGGCCGGTCTGCGCGAAGAGCGGGGGGACGAGGTGCTGGTGGAGCTTGCCGAGAACGGGCGTCAGGTGCTGGTCGCCAAGGACGACATCCAGAAGATGAACCCCCCCAAGTTCACCAAGGTGGAGGACATGGCGGAGCTGACCTGCCTCAACGAAGCCTCTGTGCTGCACAACCTCAAGGACCGCTATTACTCAGGCCTCATCTAT ACGTATTCGGGGCTTTTCTGTGTGGTCATCAACCCTTACAAGAACTTGCCCATCTACACGGAGCAGATCGTGGAAATGTACCGGGGCAAGAAGCGCCACGAGATGCCACCCCACATCTATGCCATCTCTGAGGCTGCCTATCGGAGCATGCTGCAGG acCGAGAGGATCAGTCGATCTTGTGCAC GGGCGAGTCAGGTGCTGGGAAGACGGAGAACACGAAGAAAGTGATCCAGTATTTGGCCCACGTGGCTTCATCGCACAAAGCCCGGAAGGACCACAATGTGCCG CCGGAGTACCCGAACGAAGCCAAACAACAG ggCGAGCTGGAACGTCAGCTGCTACAAGCCAACCCTATCCTGGAGGCCTTCGGCAACGCAAAAACAGTAAAAAATGACAACTCCTCACGATTC GGTAAATTTATACGGATTAATTTCGATGTAGCTGGCTACATTGTCGGAGCAAACATAGAAACAT ACCTGCTGGAGAAATCGCGAGCCATTCGCCAGGCCAAGGACGAGCGGACTTTCCACATCTTCTACCAGCTCCTGGTGGGCGCTGGGGAGCACGTGAAAG GGGAGCTTCTGTTGGAGCCCTTCAATCAGTATCGCTTTGTCTCCAATGGATACCTGCCCATCCCAGGACAGCAGGACAAGGAGATCTTCCACGAGACCATGGAGTCAATGCGAATCATGGGCTTCTCGCACGAGGAGATACATT gtatgcTGCGGATGGTCTCGGCCGTGCTGCAGTTTGGGAACATTGTCTTCCGTAAGGAGAGGAACACAGACCAGGCCTCCATGCCTGACAACACAG CCGCCCAGAAGCTTTGCCACCTCCTGGGCATGAACGTCACCGAGTTCACCCGCGCCATCCTTACCCCGCGGATCAAAGTCGGCCGGGACTATGTGCAGAAGGCGCAGACGAAAGAGCAG GCTGACTTTGCGGTGGAAGCCTTGGCAAAAGCAACCTACGAACGCCTCTTCCGTTGGCTGGTGCATCGGATCAACCGGGCCCTGGACCGCACCAAGCGCCAGGGTGCCTCCTTCATCGGTATTCTGGACATCGCGGGCTTTGAAATATTCCAG CTGAATTCCTTTGAACAGCTCTGCATCAACTACACCAACGAAAAGCTCCAGCAGCTCTTCAACCACACCATGTTTGTGCTGGAGCAGGAAGAGTATCAGCGAGAGGGTATTGAATGGAACTTCATTGACTTTGGCCTGGACCTCCAGCCCTGCATAGACCTCATCGAGAGGCCG GCAAACCCCCCAGGGGTGCTGGCTCTGCTAGACGAAGAGTGCTGGTTCCCCAAAGCCACTGACAAGAGCTTCGTGGAAAAAGTTACCCAGGAGCAGGGAACCCACCCCAAGTTCCAGAAGCCCCGGCAGCTGCGGGACAAAGCTGACTTCTGCATCATCCATTACGCTGGCAAG GTTGACTACAAAGCAGACGAGTGGCTCATGAAGAACATGGACCCCTTGAACGACAACGTGGCTacgcttctccaccagagcgcagacAAGTTCACAGCAGAGCTGTGGAAAGATG AGATCCAGAACATACAGAAGGTCTATTTCTTTGACAGCTATGCCGTGGCATCTCAGGGTCCAGCAGAAA TGGACCGAATCGTGGGCCTGGACCAAGTGAGCGGGATGGGAGACCTTGCCTTCGGCTCCTCATACAAGACGAAGAAGGGGATGTTCCGGACGGTGGGGCAGCTGTATAAGGAGTCTCTCTCCAAGCTCATGTCAACCCTGCGCAACACCAACCCCAACTTTGTGCGCTGCATCATCCCCAACCATGAGAAAAGA GCTGGAAAACTGGAGCCACACCTCGTGTTGGACCAGCTACGCTGCAACGGAGTCCTGGAGGGGATTCGCATTTGTCGCCAGGGCTTTCCCAACCGCATCATCTTCCAGGAATTCCGGCAGAG GTATGAGATCCTGACTCCAAATGCCATTCCTAAAGGCTTCATGGATGGGAAACAGGCCTGCGAACGCATG ATCAAGGCCTTGGAGCTGGACCCCAACCTCTTCCGCATCGGCCAGAGTAAGATCTTTTTCCGCGCTGGCGTCCTTGCTCATCTGGAGGAGGAGCGGGACCTGAAGATCACAGATATCATAGTCTCCTTCCAGGCAGCTGCCCGCGGATACTTGGCCCGCAA aGCCTTcatgaaaaagcagcagcagatgagCGCTCTCAAGGTCATGCAGCGTAACTGCGCCGCCTACCTCAAGTTGCGCCACTGGCAGTGGTGGCGCCTTTTCACCAAG GTGAAGCCCCTGTTACAGGTGACCCGTCAGGACGAGGTGATGCAGGCAAAGGCAGTGGAGCTGCAAAAGGTGCAGGAGAAACACGTGAAAACCCAAATGGACCTGAAGGAACTGGAGAACAAATACCAGCAG CTCTCGGAGGAGAAGGCCATCCTGGCCGAACAGCTGCAGGCGGAGACGGAGCTGTTTGCCGAAGCCGAGGAGATGCGGGCGCGGCTGGCGGCCCGGAAGCAGGAGCTGGAGGACATCCTGCACGAGCTGGAGTCGcgggtggaagaggaggaggagcgttGCCAGCAGCTGCAGGGGGACAAGAAGAAGATGCAGCAGCACATCCAG GACATCgaagagcagctggaggaggaggaggccgcccggcagaagctgcagctggagaAAGTGAGCACGGAAGCCAAGATGAAGAAGATGGAGGAAGACCTGCTGGTGCTCGAAGACCAAAACTCAAAACTGCACAAA GAGAGGAAGCTGATGGAGGAGCGTCTCTCCGAGTTCACCTCCCatatggcagaggaggaggagaaggtgaaGAGCCTCTCTAAACTGCGCAACAAATACGAAGCCGTCATCGCCGACATGGAAG ATCGGctaaagaaggaggaaaaggggCGCCAGGAGCTGGAGAAGCTGAAGCGCAAGCTGGACGGGGAGGCAGGGGACCTGCAGGAGCAGGTGGtggagctgcagcagcagctggaggagctCCGGCAAGCACTGGCAAGGAAGGAAGCCGAGCTACAGGCAGCGCTGGCCAG GGTGGAGGAGGAGTCTGCGCAGAAGAACGCCGTGCTGAAGTCCCTCCGTGAGCTGCAGGCGCAGCTGGCCGAGCTGCAGGAGGACATGGAGTCCGAGAAGGTGGCCCGCGCCAAAGCCGAGAAGCAGCGGCGGGACCTGGGCGAAGAGCTGGAGGCCCTGAAGACAGAGCTCGAGGACACCTTGGACTCGACGGCCGCGCAGCAGGAGCTACG GTCGAAGAGGGAGCAAGAAGTAACTGAGCTGAAGAAGACCATTGAGGACGAGGTCAAAGTGCACGAAGCCCAGGTGCTGGAGATGCGCCAGCGGCACACGTCTGCCCTGGAGGAGCTGTCGGAGCAGCTGGAGCAGTCGCGCCGG ttcaaagTTACCCTGGAGAAGACCAAGCAGGCCCTGGAAGGGGAGAACGTGGAGCTGCAGAAGGAGGTGAAGGTCCTGCAGGCAGCCAAGCTGGAGTCGGAGCAGCGGCGCAAGAAGCTGGAAAGCCAAGTCCAGGAGCTGCAGCTGCGGGCCACTGACGGTGAAAGAGTCAAAGCTGAGCTTATGGAGAGGCTGGGGAagctgcag AACGAACTCGACGGAGTCTCCGGTACCCTGGGAAGTGCAGAGTCCAGGGCGATAAAGCTTGCCAAAGATCTGGCCAGTGTAGAATCCCACCTGCAAGATTCCCAG gaactgctccaggaagaGACGCGGCAGAAACTGAATCTGAGTTCTCGAGTCCGGCAGctggaagaggaaaaagcaggTCTGCTGGAGcagctagaggaggaggaggctgccaaGGGGAACTTCACCCGCCAGATCCAGAGCTTACAGCAGCAG GTGATGGAGACCAAGAAGAAGCTGGAGGACGATGCTGGGGTAGCCGAAGCAATAGAGGAGGCTCGGCGCCGGGCAGCCAAGGACCTGGAGGCTCTCTCCTTGCGCTATGAGGAGCGGGTCCAGGCCTGCGACAAGCTGGAGAAAGGACGGACCCGGCTGCAGCAGGAGCTGGATGATGTCACCGTCGCCCTGGACCAGCAGCGCCAGGTGGTCTCCGCCCtcgagaagaagcagaagaaattcGACCAG ATGCTGGCTGAGGAAAAGCTGATCTCTGCCCGCTACGCTGAGGAAAGGGACCGAGCGGAAGCAGACTCCCGGGAGAAGGAGACCAAGGTGCTCTCGCTGAGTCGCGCCCTGGAGGAGGCTCTGGAGACACGGGAGGAGCTAGAGAGGCAGAACAAGCAGCTGCGGGCAGAAATGGACGACCTGGTCAGCTCGAAGGACGACGTCGGCAAGAAC GTGCACGAGTTGGAGCGTTCGAAGCGGGCCCTGGAGCAACAGGTGCAGGAAATGCGAGCCCACCTGGAGGAGCTGGAAGATGAGCTTCAGGCCACGGAGGACGGGAAGCTCCGCCTGGAGGTCAACATGCAGGCCCTGAAGGCCCAGCACGAGAGGGAGCTGCAGAACCGCGACGATGCCAACGACGACAAGAAGAAGCTGCTTGGGAAacag GTGCGGGAGTTGGAGGCTGAACTGGACGCAGAGAGGAAGCAACGGGCCCAAGCGCTTGCAGGCCGGAAGAAGCTGGAGCTTGATCTTCAGGAGGCGCTGGCACAGCTGGATGCGGCCAACAAGGGACGGGACGAAGCAGGGAAGCAGCTGCGAaaattgcag GCCCAGATGAAGGAGCTCTGGCGGGAagtggaggaggcccgtgcagcCCGCGAAGAGATCTTCATTCAGTCCCGCGAGAGCGAGAAGAAGCTGAAGAATCTGGAGGCGGAGTTGCTGCAGCTGCAGGAG GAACTGGCAGCGTCAGAGCGAGCCAAGAGGCAGGCGCAACAGGAGCGGGACGACCTGGCGGATGAGCTGGCCAATGGGAACAGTGGCAA GTCTGCTCTCCTGGATGAAAAGCGCCACCTTGAGGCCAGGATCGGTCAGCTGGAGGAAGAGCTGGATGAGGAGCAGAGCAACATGGAGCTCATGAACGACCGATACCGCAAGCTCAGCATGCAA GTGGAAACGCTCACCACAGAGCTGGCAGCGGAGCGCAGCTTCTCGCAGAAGGCCGAGAACGCCCGGCAGCAGCTGGAGCGCCAGAACAAAGACCTGAGGGCCAAGCTGGGAGAGATGGACTCCTCTGTCAAGTCCAAGTACAAGATGGCCATCGCAACCCTGGAGTCCAAGGTGGCCCAGTTGGAGGAGCAGTTGGAGCAGGAGTCCAG gGAGAGGATTCTATCAGGGAAACTTGTGCGGAGGGCGGAGAAGAAACTCAAGGAGGTGATTCTGCAAGTGGATGAAGAGAGGAGGAACGCAGATCAGTACAAAGATCAG GTTGAAAAGAGCCACCTGCGGCTAAAACAACTCAAACGGCAGCTCGAAGAAGCGGAAGAGGAGGCCTCGCGGGCCAATGCCAGCCGCCGCCGCATGCAGCGTGAACTCGAGGACGTCACAGAGTCAGCAGAGTCCATGAATCGCGAGGTGACCAGCCTGCGGAATCGTCTCAG ACGCACCCCTCTGAGCTTCACCACCCGAACCGTGCGGCAGGTGTTCCGCCTTGACGGCGTCTCAGACGAGGAGACCGAAGACCCGGAGAGCGACTCTCCATCTGCAAACCACCAGCCTCCTACGCCCCTGACGCCCTCTCAGGGGcagcagccggccccccctgcggAGCCAGCCCAGACTGAATGA